A single window of Mycolicibacterium aurum DNA harbors:
- a CDS encoding PecA family PE domain-processing aspartic protease yields the protein MKLSSWTAAALATPAIATGVCLWTASTAQAAPDDTGSSSASASSDSAASTSSSDDTSTDSKQRSGRDTKRDDDKGDKADTDVKGGKTDDADADDADDDSDEKSASGAHFVPPSTRETSSESLVTIDTAALVEDDDEPVADDDPDVPVDDDDDPADPDDDDDDTDTVQLAIDQLDQAREDLYAATWGDGNFLAGLAAILPQMMLGGAQTNLERWMDNHARLQQEFVETLNNPFANAIIRMRIENSINRTMRAQDQMDLAEKLVPVVGWFGPSTAAAQIAALIDEASDNGLVYEILDMDLQYRADGYRVRTETVVYISINGGDPVPVLLDSGSLGLVIDPQYVGTENIGSPTGPRGEASYGDGSVVTYYHPYGTTVTVGDDITSGETTVLIVDLESTYSFEETNGGYRGVLGVGPNAGGPGAVNPFAALPGLLGRGVLIDERRRRVILGPNPYAARVELDGAPSTPLLVKVGDYDPKYVNGFVDTGGIFGSIPDYVVDGAPNVPVGTLISVYTEDGETLLYSYRTTSRNSPDVLDTEADDRFNTGYMPFSQTTVYFDYSGDGKTVFNYR from the coding sequence ATGAAATTGAGTAGCTGGACAGCGGCCGCCCTGGCCACCCCCGCAATCGCCACAGGCGTCTGCCTGTGGACCGCTTCCACTGCCCAGGCAGCGCCGGACGACACGGGCAGCAGCTCCGCCTCTGCGTCGAGCGACAGCGCCGCGTCGACCTCCTCATCAGACGACACATCGACCGATTCCAAGCAGCGATCCGGGCGCGATACCAAGAGGGACGACGACAAGGGCGACAAGGCCGACACCGACGTCAAGGGCGGCAAGACCGACGACGCCGATGCAGACGACGCTGATGACGACAGCGACGAGAAGAGCGCCAGCGGTGCGCACTTCGTCCCTCCCAGCACCCGAGAGACCAGCTCCGAAAGCCTGGTCACCATTGATACCGCCGCCCTGGTCGAGGACGACGACGAACCCGTCGCTGACGACGACCCCGACGTTCCCGTCGACGACGACGATGATCCGGCAGACCCGGACGATGACGATGACGACACCGACACCGTCCAACTGGCGATCGACCAGCTGGACCAGGCCCGCGAGGACCTGTACGCCGCCACCTGGGGTGACGGCAACTTCCTGGCAGGCCTGGCCGCGATCCTCCCGCAGATGATGCTCGGCGGCGCCCAGACGAACCTGGAACGGTGGATGGACAACCACGCGCGGCTGCAGCAGGAGTTCGTCGAAACGCTCAACAACCCGTTCGCCAACGCCATCATTCGGATGCGGATCGAGAACAGCATCAATCGGACCATGCGGGCACAAGACCAGATGGATCTCGCCGAGAAACTCGTCCCTGTCGTCGGGTGGTTCGGGCCGAGCACGGCTGCGGCACAGATCGCTGCGCTGATCGATGAGGCCAGCGACAACGGTCTCGTCTACGAGATCCTCGACATGGACCTGCAATACCGAGCGGACGGCTATCGCGTCCGCACCGAGACGGTTGTCTACATTTCGATCAACGGCGGCGACCCCGTCCCGGTGCTCCTCGACAGCGGCTCCCTCGGACTCGTGATCGATCCTCAGTACGTGGGCACAGAGAACATCGGAAGCCCGACGGGACCGCGTGGCGAAGCCAGCTACGGCGACGGCTCGGTCGTGACGTACTACCACCCCTACGGCACGACGGTCACGGTCGGTGACGACATCACGTCGGGCGAAACCACGGTTCTGATCGTCGATTTGGAGTCGACATACAGCTTCGAAGAGACGAACGGCGGCTATCGCGGCGTCCTCGGGGTCGGCCCGAATGCGGGCGGGCCGGGAGCGGTGAATCCCTTCGCGGCGCTGCCCGGTCTGCTGGGCCGGGGCGTGCTGATCGACGAGCGTCGTCGCCGGGTCATTCTGGGCCCGAACCCGTACGCAGCCCGCGTGGAACTTGACGGAGCGCCGTCGACGCCGCTGCTCGTCAAGGTCGGAGACTACGACCCCAAGTACGTGAACGGGTTCGTCGACACCGGAGGGATCTTCGGCTCGATCCCGGACTACGTCGTCGACGGTGCGCCGAACGTGCCGGTGGGCACTCTCATCTCGGTCTACACCGAGGATGGCGAGACGTTGCTGTACTCGTACCGCACCACGTCGAGGAACAGTCCCGACGTCCTCGACACCGAGGCGGACGACAGGTTCAACACCGGGTACATGCCGTTCAGCCAGACGACGGTCTACTTCGACTACAGCGGCGACGGGAAGACCGTCTTCAACTACCGGTAA
- a CDS encoding PecA family PE domain-processing aspartic protease: protein MSAGSTSDRETSKTAGPSSTRSEVASESKATTRDDDDDAADSDAESEDAKGVKSRTHADDDVDRDESDTDVEVDDSDSGPNVDAEAEAEAEADAEDADPADPAAAPASTHAKYTQSLVTLDATVDDDDDDDVAPSIDTVSLALEQITDARDDLKEATWDSGNFLAGLAAMLPQMWLGGAHTSLERWQLNHALLQEQYAATVDNAFAHWVAGQRIEASIQRTIRVQDQLEAAEKFLKVVGLFGPREEMAAIASLVDRASENGLVYQILDVYMENASGIPRINPIIQMSINGGEVVNVLLDTGSYGLVINPQVIGLEQLGPVIARDWACFADCSVPYFYDVYNIPVTVNDDVTSAPSPIKVVTLNTWYALSQTNSDYQGILGIGPNSGRPSAAGRSNPLAFLPGLLGQGVLMDPRRNRAILGPNPYAARVTLDGAPSNPLRVKIGDYDEQLLDTWVDSGGIEGSIPASLVDGATSLPNGTLITVSTPDGVELFSYRTSGKDTPAIDPEATDAILGFTPFAVTPIYTDFTNGGRLVFNYK, encoded by the coding sequence GTGAGCGCTGGCTCGACCAGTGACCGTGAGACCTCCAAGACTGCGGGCCCATCAAGTACGCGCAGCGAAGTTGCTTCCGAGTCGAAGGCCACGACGAGGGACGATGACGACGACGCAGCTGACAGTGACGCCGAGTCCGAGGATGCCAAAGGCGTCAAGAGCCGCACCCACGCCGACGATGATGTGGATCGCGACGAGTCCGACACCGATGTGGAGGTCGACGACTCAGACTCCGGCCCCAACGTCGACGCCGAGGCCGAGGCCGAGGCCGAGGCCGACGCAGAAGACGCCGACCCGGCAGACCCCGCCGCGGCACCTGCGAGCACCCATGCCAAGTACACCCAGAGTCTCGTCACCCTCGACGCAACCGTCGATGACGATGACGACGACGATGTCGCTCCCTCAATCGACACTGTCAGCCTGGCACTGGAGCAGATCACCGACGCCCGTGACGACCTCAAGGAAGCCACGTGGGACAGCGGCAACTTCCTGGCCGGCCTGGCTGCGATGCTTCCCCAGATGTGGCTGGGCGGTGCCCACACGTCCCTTGAGCGGTGGCAGTTGAATCATGCTCTGCTGCAGGAGCAATACGCGGCCACAGTCGACAACGCGTTCGCGCACTGGGTCGCCGGACAGCGGATCGAAGCCAGCATCCAACGGACGATTCGGGTTCAGGACCAGCTGGAGGCAGCCGAGAAGTTCCTCAAGGTGGTCGGGCTGTTCGGCCCGCGCGAGGAAATGGCCGCTATCGCCTCGCTGGTCGACCGGGCGTCGGAAAACGGGCTGGTCTATCAGATCTTGGACGTCTACATGGAGAACGCCAGCGGCATTCCCAGGATCAACCCGATCATTCAGATGTCCATCAACGGCGGCGAAGTTGTCAACGTTCTGCTGGACACCGGCTCGTACGGGCTGGTCATCAACCCGCAGGTGATCGGATTGGAGCAACTCGGCCCGGTCATCGCCCGCGATTGGGCCTGCTTCGCCGACTGTTCGGTTCCGTATTTCTACGATGTCTACAACATCCCGGTCACGGTCAATGACGACGTCACGAGCGCACCGTCACCTATCAAGGTCGTGACCTTGAACACCTGGTATGCGCTGTCGCAGACCAACAGTGACTACCAGGGCATCCTCGGCATCGGCCCCAACTCCGGGAGACCGAGTGCCGCCGGCAGGTCCAATCCGCTCGCGTTCCTGCCGGGGCTTCTCGGCCAGGGGGTACTGATGGATCCGCGGCGCAACCGCGCGATCTTGGGGCCAAATCCCTACGCCGCGCGCGTCACACTTGACGGAGCCCCGAGCAACCCGTTGAGGGTCAAGATCGGCGACTATGACGAGCAGCTCCTCGACACGTGGGTTGACTCCGGGGGCATCGAAGGGTCCATCCCGGCGTCACTGGTGGACGGTGCCACAAGTCTGCCCAACGGCACGCTGATTACGGTGTCGACCCCCGACGGAGTGGAGCTGTTCTCCTACCGCACGTCGGGCAAAGACACGCCGGCCATCGACCCAGAGGCCACGGACGCGATCCTGGGGTTCACCCCGTTCGCGGTGACACCTATCTACACCGATTTCACCAATGGCGGAAGGCTCGTCTTCAACTACAAATAA
- a CDS encoding TIGR03089 family protein gives MTNLSSAILDPLMASNPAGPRITYYDDATGERIELSTATLANWAAKTGNLLRDELGATPGSRVAVLLPAHWQTAAVLFGIWWIGAEAVYDGDAAIALCTADRIDSADMAVGMGEIAVLSLDPFGKPVPDLAVGLTDYATAVRVHGDQIVPERAPGPALDGRSPDDVLAAAQASAAAQGITGTDRVLSTARWDTADDVIDRLLASYVVGASLVQVANSDPGAAKRRSEAEKITRSTP, from the coding sequence GTGACCAACCTCAGCTCGGCCATCCTCGATCCGCTGATGGCCTCCAACCCGGCGGGTCCGCGCATCACCTACTACGACGACGCCACCGGTGAGCGCATCGAGTTGTCGACGGCGACGCTGGCCAACTGGGCGGCCAAGACCGGCAATCTGTTGCGCGACGAGCTGGGCGCCACCCCTGGCAGCCGGGTCGCGGTGCTGCTGCCCGCGCACTGGCAGACCGCGGCGGTGTTGTTCGGGATCTGGTGGATCGGGGCCGAAGCGGTTTACGACGGGGACGCGGCCATCGCGCTGTGCACGGCCGACCGAATCGACTCGGCGGACATGGCCGTCGGGATGGGCGAGATCGCGGTGCTGTCGCTGGATCCCTTCGGTAAGCCCGTGCCCGATCTGGCCGTGGGGCTTACGGACTATGCGACGGCGGTGCGGGTGCACGGTGATCAGATCGTGCCGGAACGCGCGCCCGGGCCGGCGCTGGACGGCCGCTCGCCGGATGACGTACTCGCCGCGGCGCAGGCGTCGGCGGCCGCGCAGGGCATCACGGGTACCGACCGCGTGCTGTCGACGGCGCGCTGGGATACCGCCGACGACGTCATCGACCGTCTGCTCGCGTCATACGTGGTCGGCGCGTCTCTGGTACAGGTGGCAAACTCCGATCCGGGTGCGGCGAAGCGACGCAGCGAGGCGGAGAAAATCACCCGTTCGACACCATGA
- a CDS encoding LCP family protein has product MPAPHMVRAISVAMALAIVIGTGVAWGKIRSFESGINHINPIALGEGGEDGAIDILLVGADSRTDAHGNPLTDEERAMLRAGDEVSTNTDTIILIRIPNNGQSATAISIPRDSYVEAPGIGKMKINGVYGSVHLEKLKELVEQQGVDPAIAEPEAQAAGREELIKTVANLTDVTVDHYAEIGLLGFALITDALGGVNVCLNAPVYEPLSGADFPAGWQKLNGTQALSFVRQRHDLPRGDLDRVVRQQAVMASMAHEVISSKTLSSPATLNRLEAAVQRSVVLSDGWDIMDFVDQLQKLAAGNVAFATIPIVEEAGWSDDGMQSVVRVDPTEVKDWVTSLLHDQDEGKTEELTYSNDKTTVEVVNDTDINGLAAAVAHVLSSKGFGEGNVGNNEGTKVTNSQVQAAKVDDLGAQAVALELGGLPVVEDTSIPEGSVRVVLSSDYTGPGAGLDGTDVTLMGADPSTSSDVSGDGDMIPPPSPIITAGSNDPQCVN; this is encoded by the coding sequence ATGCCTGCTCCTCATATGGTCCGTGCCATTTCTGTGGCCATGGCGCTGGCCATCGTCATCGGGACCGGGGTTGCGTGGGGCAAGATCCGCTCGTTCGAATCCGGCATCAACCACATCAATCCGATCGCCCTGGGTGAGGGTGGTGAGGACGGCGCGATCGACATTCTGCTGGTGGGCGCTGACAGTCGCACCGACGCGCACGGCAACCCGCTGACCGATGAGGAACGCGCAATGTTGCGCGCCGGCGACGAGGTATCCACCAACACCGACACGATCATCTTGATCCGCATCCCGAACAACGGGCAGTCGGCGACGGCCATCTCGATCCCCCGCGACTCCTATGTGGAGGCGCCCGGCATCGGGAAGATGAAGATCAACGGCGTGTACGGCTCGGTGCACCTGGAGAAGCTGAAGGAACTGGTCGAACAGCAGGGTGTGGACCCGGCCATCGCCGAACCGGAGGCTCAGGCGGCCGGTCGCGAAGAACTGATCAAGACCGTCGCCAACCTGACCGACGTCACGGTCGACCACTACGCCGAGATCGGCCTGCTCGGCTTCGCGTTGATCACCGACGCGCTGGGCGGGGTCAACGTGTGCCTCAATGCCCCTGTGTACGAGCCGCTTTCCGGGGCCGACTTCCCCGCGGGTTGGCAGAAGCTCAACGGCACACAGGCTCTGAGTTTCGTACGCCAGCGCCACGACCTGCCGCGTGGCGACTTGGACCGGGTGGTCCGTCAGCAGGCGGTGATGGCCTCGATGGCGCATGAAGTGATCTCCAGCAAGACGCTGTCCAGCCCGGCCACGCTCAACCGGCTCGAGGCCGCGGTGCAGCGGTCGGTGGTGCTCTCCGACGGTTGGGACATCATGGATTTCGTGGATCAGCTGCAGAAGCTGGCCGCGGGCAACGTCGCATTCGCCACCATCCCGATCGTCGAGGAGGCGGGCTGGAGCGACGATGGGATGCAGAGCGTGGTGCGCGTCGACCCGACCGAGGTCAAGGACTGGGTGACCAGCCTGCTGCACGATCAGGACGAGGGTAAGACCGAAGAGCTGACCTACAGCAACGACAAGACCACGGTCGAGGTGGTCAACGACACCGACATCAACGGCCTGGCCGCCGCGGTCGCACATGTGTTATCCAGCAAGGGTTTCGGCGAGGGTAACGTCGGCAACAACGAGGGCACCAAGGTCACCAACAGTCAGGTGCAGGCCGCCAAGGTCGACGACCTGGGCGCACAGGCGGTGGCGCTGGAGCTCGGCGGGCTGCCGGTGGTCGAGGACACCTCGATTCCGGAGGGCTCGGTGCGGGTGGTGCTGTCGTCGGATTACACCGGTCCCGGAGCGGGGCTCGACGGCACCGATGTGACGCTGATGGGCGCGGACCCGAGCACCTCGAGTGACGTGTCCGGGGACGGCGACATGATTCCGCCGCCGTCGCCGATCATCACGGCGGGCTCCAACGATCCTCAGTGCGTCAACTGA
- the rfbD gene encoding dTDP-4-dehydrorhamnose reductase encodes MTSRMVITGAGGLVGRVLAGQARKTGREVVALTSSEWDITDAAAAERYITADDVVVNCAAFTQVDAAEAEPDRAHAVNVGGAENVAHACARAGASLIHLSTDYVFSGIFDGEPRPYDIDDTTGPLSVYGRTKLAGEFAVLSAMPDAHIVRTAWIYEGADGSDFAAGIRRAAAGSETVDVVADQIGTPTYVGDLCGALLQIADGGISEPVLHAANSGGASRFEQAQGIFTELGADPDRVRPVGSDRHPRPAPRPSYSVLSSAMSAAAGLTPLRPWRDALAEALATAGG; translated from the coding sequence GTGACGAGCCGAATGGTGATAACCGGGGCGGGGGGCCTGGTCGGGCGCGTGTTGGCTGGTCAGGCCCGAAAGACTGGCCGCGAGGTGGTGGCACTGACGTCATCGGAGTGGGATATCACCGACGCGGCAGCGGCCGAGCGCTACATCACTGCCGACGACGTCGTCGTCAACTGCGCCGCGTTCACCCAGGTCGACGCCGCCGAAGCCGAACCCGACCGCGCCCACGCTGTCAACGTCGGAGGCGCCGAGAACGTCGCGCACGCCTGCGCCCGCGCCGGGGCATCGCTGATCCATCTGTCCACCGACTACGTCTTCAGCGGCATCTTCGACGGGGAGCCGCGGCCCTATGACATCGACGACACCACCGGGCCGCTGTCGGTGTACGGGCGCACCAAGCTCGCCGGCGAATTCGCGGTGCTGTCCGCGATGCCCGACGCGCACATCGTGCGGACCGCATGGATTTACGAAGGGGCGGACGGGTCCGACTTCGCGGCGGGGATCCGGCGCGCCGCCGCCGGTTCTGAGACGGTGGACGTGGTGGCCGACCAGATCGGCACGCCGACCTACGTCGGGGACCTGTGCGGTGCACTGCTGCAGATCGCCGACGGCGGGATCAGCGAACCGGTGTTGCACGCCGCCAACAGCGGCGGGGCCAGCCGATTCGAGCAGGCGCAGGGCATCTTCACCGAACTCGGCGCAGACCCCGACCGGGTGCGGCCCGTCGGATCCGACCGCCATCCACGTCCGGCGCCGCGACCGTCGTACTCGGTGTTGTCGTCGGCGATGTCCGCTGCAGCTGGGTTGACCCCGTTACGTCCGTGGCGGGACGCGCTGGCTGAGGCGCTCGCCACAGCGGGCGGGTAG
- a CDS encoding glycosyltransferase family 2 protein yields MSDELFVVTVTYSPGPHLDRFLATLGHATDRPVTVIMADNGSTDGAPEEAVERYPNVRLLRTGGNLGYGSAVNRAVSEYGLTSSELFVVANPDVQWGPGSIDLLLEAAERWPRAGSLGPLIHDPDGTVYPSARHLPSIIRGGMHAVVGPVWKSNPWTAMYRQEREDPSERAVGWLSGSCLLLRSAAWTEIAGFDERYFMYMEDVDLGDRLGKAGWQNVYVPSAEVLHAKGHSTGRDPARNLAAHHTSTYTFLADRYPKVWQAPLRWAFRGALGARSRLVVRGSVRARRKQAKGLR; encoded by the coding sequence GTGAGCGACGAACTGTTTGTCGTGACGGTGACGTACTCGCCGGGTCCACACCTGGACCGGTTTCTCGCCACGCTGGGACACGCCACCGACCGCCCGGTCACCGTCATCATGGCCGACAACGGGTCCACCGACGGCGCGCCCGAAGAGGCCGTGGAGCGCTATCCGAACGTGCGGCTGTTACGTACCGGCGGCAACCTCGGCTACGGCAGTGCCGTCAACCGCGCGGTCAGCGAGTACGGGCTGACCTCTTCCGAGCTGTTCGTGGTCGCCAACCCGGACGTGCAATGGGGGCCCGGCAGCATCGACCTTCTGTTGGAAGCGGCGGAGCGGTGGCCACGGGCCGGGTCGCTCGGCCCGCTGATCCACGATCCCGACGGCACCGTGTATCCGTCGGCGCGGCACCTCCCGTCGATCATCCGCGGCGGTATGCACGCCGTCGTCGGGCCGGTGTGGAAGTCGAACCCGTGGACTGCGATGTACCGCCAGGAACGCGAAGACCCGAGCGAACGCGCGGTCGGGTGGCTGTCCGGATCCTGCCTGTTGCTGCGCAGCGCGGCCTGGACGGAGATCGCCGGCTTCGACGAGCGCTACTTCATGTACATGGAGGACGTCGACCTGGGCGATCGGCTGGGCAAGGCCGGCTGGCAGAACGTCTATGTGCCGTCGGCGGAGGTGTTGCACGCCAAGGGCCACTCGACCGGCCGCGATCCCGCGCGCAACCTGGCGGCCCACCACACCAGCACCTACACTTTTCTCGCTGATAGATACCCCAAGGTGTGGCAGGCGCCGTTACGGTGGGCCTTCCGGGGGGCATTGGGGGCACGGTCACGTCTGGTCGTGCGCGGTTCGGTGCGGGCGCGGCGTAAACAGGCGAAAGGACTCCGCTGA
- the manB gene encoding mannose-1-phosphate guanylyltransferase, translating into MVNPAKVDAVVLVGGMGTRLRPLTLSAPKPMLPTAGLPFLTHLLSRIADAGIEHVVMGTSYKAGVFESEFGDGSKLGLQIDYVVEDEPLGTGGGIANVKSKLRFDTAVVFNGDVLSGCDLGALLDSHESRDADVTLHLVRVGDPRAFGCVPTDSDGVVTAFLEKTQDPPTDQINAGCYVFKRSVIDEIPTGRALSVEREVFPGLLADGRRVCGYVDASYWRDMGTPEDFVRGSADLVRGIAPSPALTHQRGEKLVHDGASVAPGALLIGGTVVGRGAEVAGGARLDGAVIFDGVKIGAGAVIERSIIGFGAHIGPRALIRDGVIGDGADIGARCELLRGARVWPGITIPDGGIRFSTDI; encoded by the coding sequence ATGGTGAATCCAGCCAAGGTCGATGCGGTCGTTCTGGTCGGAGGCATGGGCACGCGGCTGCGACCGCTGACGCTGTCGGCGCCCAAGCCGATGCTGCCCACCGCGGGCCTGCCCTTCCTGACCCACCTGCTGTCGCGGATCGCCGACGCGGGTATCGAGCACGTGGTCATGGGCACGTCGTACAAGGCGGGCGTGTTCGAGTCGGAGTTCGGTGACGGCTCCAAGCTCGGGCTGCAGATCGACTACGTCGTGGAGGACGAGCCGCTGGGCACCGGCGGCGGCATCGCAAACGTGAAGTCGAAGCTGCGGTTCGACACGGCAGTGGTGTTCAACGGTGACGTGCTGTCCGGTTGCGATCTTGGCGCCCTGCTGGATTCGCACGAGTCGCGCGACGCCGATGTGACGCTGCATCTGGTGCGCGTCGGTGATCCTCGCGCCTTCGGTTGCGTCCCAACAGATTCCGACGGTGTCGTGACGGCCTTCCTGGAGAAGACGCAGGATCCGCCGACCGACCAGATCAACGCAGGCTGCTACGTCTTCAAGCGGTCGGTGATCGACGAGATCCCCACCGGCCGTGCACTGTCGGTGGAACGCGAGGTGTTCCCGGGCCTACTGGCCGACGGGCGGCGGGTGTGCGGCTACGTCGACGCGTCGTACTGGCGCGACATGGGCACGCCCGAGGACTTCGTGCGCGGCTCGGCGGATCTGGTGCGTGGCATCGCGCCGTCGCCGGCCCTGACCCATCAGCGTGGCGAGAAGCTGGTGCACGACGGCGCGTCCGTCGCCCCCGGCGCCCTGCTGATCGGCGGCACCGTGGTGGGGCGTGGCGCGGAGGTCGCCGGCGGGGCTCGGCTGGACGGCGCCGTGATCTTCGACGGCGTGAAAATCGGTGCGGGCGCGGTGATCGAGCGGTCGATCATCGGCTTCGGCGCGCACATCGGCCCGCGGGCGCTGATCCGCGACGGCGTGATCGGCGACGGCGCCGACATCGGGGCCCGCTGCGAGCTGCTGCGTGGCGCGCGGGTGTGGCCCGGCATCACGATCCCCGACGGCGGGATTCGGTTCTCCACCGACATCTAG
- a CDS encoding NUDIX hydrolase: protein MSLHQATVDVLTAWAPADPAQDSMRYALLSFLAAREDGCLRSCVPGHITGSALVLDHSGRNALLTLHPRFGRWLQLGGHCEPDDDSVVAAALREATEESGIDGLTIAPEPAALHVHPVTCSLGVPTRHLDVQFVVRAPEGAEIERSDESLDLRWWPLDELPRDVDFGLAQLAAAAAGL, encoded by the coding sequence TTGAGCTTGCACCAGGCGACGGTGGATGTGCTCACCGCCTGGGCTCCCGCCGACCCCGCGCAGGATTCGATGCGTTACGCGTTGCTGTCATTCCTGGCGGCGCGTGAGGATGGTTGTCTGCGCTCGTGCGTGCCAGGCCACATCACGGGTTCGGCGTTGGTGCTCGACCACAGCGGGCGGAATGCACTGCTGACGTTGCATCCTCGGTTCGGGCGCTGGTTGCAGCTGGGCGGGCACTGCGAGCCTGACGACGACAGCGTGGTCGCGGCGGCCCTGCGGGAAGCGACCGAAGAGTCGGGCATCGACGGCCTCACCATCGCGCCGGAACCCGCGGCGCTGCATGTGCATCCGGTGACGTGTTCACTCGGCGTGCCGACGCGCCACCTCGATGTGCAGTTTGTGGTGCGCGCTCCCGAGGGTGCCGAGATCGAGCGCAGTGACGAGTCGCTGGATCTGCGGTGGTGGCCGCTGGACGAGCTGCCGCGAGACGTCGACTTCGGCCTCGCCCAATTGGCGGCCGCCGCCGCTGGTCTCTAA
- a CDS encoding coenzyme F420-0:L-glutamate ligase produces MNDHGTSARVEILPVPGLPEFRPGDDLAAAIADAAPWLRDHDVLVVTSKVLSKTEGRMVAAPSDPDERDALRRKLIDGEAVRVLARKGRTLITENALGLVQAAAGVDGSNVDSHELALLPVDPDGSAAALVAALRERLGVTVGVVVTDTMGRAWRTGQTDVAIGAAGLSVLHAYAGEHDQHGNELIVTEIAVADEIAAAADLVKGKLTAVPVAVVRGLQVHDDGSSARNLVRAGEEDLFWLGTEEALALGRSQAQLLRRSVRSFSDDPVAGELIEAAVGEALTAPAPHHTRPVRFVWVQDSALRVGLLDKMKDRWRADLSADGRDPDSVERRVGRGQILYDAPELIIPFMVPDGAHTYPDEQRTAAEHTMFTVAAGAAVQGLLVALAVRGVGSCWIGSTIFAPDLVRAELDLPPDWEPLGAIAIGYAAEPSGPRDPVPTDDLLVTR; encoded by the coding sequence GTGAACGACCACGGCACGTCGGCTCGGGTCGAGATCCTGCCGGTGCCCGGGTTGCCAGAGTTCCGGCCGGGTGATGACCTGGCCGCAGCGATCGCCGACGCTGCGCCGTGGCTGCGCGACCACGATGTGCTCGTCGTCACGTCGAAGGTGCTGTCGAAGACCGAGGGACGGATGGTCGCGGCTCCCTCGGATCCCGATGAGCGGGATGCGTTGCGACGCAAGTTGATCGATGGTGAAGCAGTGCGGGTGTTGGCCCGAAAGGGTCGCACCCTGATCACCGAGAACGCTCTCGGCCTGGTGCAGGCCGCCGCCGGCGTGGACGGCTCCAATGTCGACTCCCATGAATTGGCGCTGCTGCCGGTCGACCCCGACGGCAGCGCCGCCGCTCTGGTTGCGGCTCTGCGGGAGCGCCTCGGTGTGACGGTCGGCGTTGTCGTCACCGACACGATGGGACGGGCGTGGCGGACCGGGCAGACCGACGTCGCGATCGGCGCGGCCGGGTTGTCGGTGCTGCACGCGTATGCGGGAGAACACGACCAACACGGCAATGAGTTGATCGTCACCGAGATTGCTGTGGCCGACGAGATCGCCGCCGCCGCCGATCTGGTGAAGGGCAAGCTGACCGCGGTTCCGGTGGCCGTGGTACGCGGGCTCCAGGTACATGACGACGGATCGTCGGCGCGCAATCTGGTGCGCGCCGGCGAGGAGGACCTGTTCTGGCTCGGCACCGAGGAGGCGTTGGCGCTGGGACGCTCGCAGGCGCAGTTGCTGCGGCGATCGGTGCGCTCCTTCAGCGACGATCCCGTCGCCGGCGAGCTGATCGAGGCGGCGGTTGGTGAGGCCCTCACCGCGCCGGCGCCACACCACACGCGCCCGGTGCGCTTCGTGTGGGTGCAGGACTCTGCGTTGCGGGTGGGCCTGCTCGACAAGATGAAAGACCGGTGGCGGGCCGACCTCAGCGCCGACGGACGCGACCCCGATTCGGTCGAGCGCCGTGTCGGCCGCGGGCAGATCCTCTACGACGCACCGGAGCTGATCATCCCGTTCATGGTTCCCGACGGGGCGCATACCTATCCCGACGAGCAGCGGACCGCCGCAGAGCACACGATGTTCACAGTGGCGGCCGGCGCCGCGGTGCAGGGATTGCTGGTGGCGCTGGCGGTGCGCGGGGTGGGCAGCTGTTGGATCGGGTCGACGATCTTCGCCCCCGACCTGGTGCGCGCCGAACTGGACCTGCCGCCCGACTGGGAGCCGTTGGGCGCCATCGCGATCGGCTACGCCGCCGAGCCGTCGGGTCCCCGCGACCCGGTGCCCACCGACGACCTGCTGGTGACGCGTTGA